From Pandoraea norimbergensis, the proteins below share one genomic window:
- a CDS encoding DsbA family oxidoreductase, which translates to MPATLNIDFVSDVACPWCAIGLASLKTALGRLGDEVNVDLHFSPFELNPDMPIEGVPLADYMSRKYGLSPEQLAQNQANISARAQAEGFPMRMDLRTHAYNTFDAHRLLHWAQTVGNDKQLALKEALFRAYFVDGKRTSDPEVLIEAVSQAGLDPARAREILATDEYAEQVRALERHYQNLGISSVPAIIFNNRHLVSGGQPPEVFEQAIRQILAEG; encoded by the coding sequence ATGCCAGCCACCCTCAACATCGACTTTGTCTCCGACGTCGCGTGCCCTTGGTGCGCCATCGGCCTTGCCTCCCTGAAGACCGCCCTCGGCCGTCTGGGCGACGAGGTCAACGTCGACCTGCACTTCAGCCCCTTTGAGCTGAACCCCGATATGCCCATCGAAGGCGTGCCGCTTGCCGATTACATGTCGCGCAAGTACGGCCTCTCGCCCGAGCAACTCGCGCAGAATCAGGCCAACATCAGTGCCCGCGCGCAAGCGGAAGGCTTTCCGATGCGCATGGATCTGCGCACGCACGCCTACAACACGTTCGATGCGCATCGTCTGTTGCACTGGGCACAGACCGTCGGCAACGACAAGCAACTCGCGCTCAAGGAAGCCTTGTTCCGCGCGTACTTCGTCGACGGCAAGCGCACGAGCGATCCGGAAGTCCTGATCGAAGCCGTCAGTCAGGCCGGGCTCGATCCGGCGCGTGCCCGCGAAATTCTGGCCACGGATGAGTACGCCGAGCAGGTGCGTGCGCTGGAGCGCCACTATCAGAATCTCGGCATCAGTTCGGTGCCCGCGATCATCTTCAACAACCGCCACCTCGTGAGCGGCGGTCAGCCGCCGGAAGTCTTCGAACAGGCCATCCGCCAAATTCTGGCCGAGGGCTGA
- a CDS encoding MFS transporter — translation MSSLPPTADTPAASASAAASVTRTTQTHEPPANGRGLAMTAILLAVSLASLDTAICNTALPQMAIDLNTTPSASVWIVNAYQLAMVATLLPFASLGERVGHKRVFMAGVAVFLISSILCALSPSLGFLAVARLLQGVGAAAVMSVNIALIRFLYPPHQLGRGVGLNALIVGISFAIGPTIASLVLSVGNWPWLFLINVPTGLLALAFGRRNLPDTPRSEHKPDTVAALLNVMTFALLIFALGQSAQQADWRLTLACFVGAVVCGWALIRRERGHRAPMLPVDLLRLPAFALSTVTAICAFATQGLGLVSLPFYFENVLHRSPIETGFLMTPWPFFVAAIAPVAGRLSDRYPAGMLGAIGLGMLSIGMTLLAVMPAHAEVWDISWRMALCGLGFGFFQSPNLKAFMHSAPPERSGGASGMVGTSRLLGQATGAALVALAFGLVGTHGSTLALAWGAAFSAAGCIASGLRLVRRAA, via the coding sequence ATGTCATCGCTGCCCCCGACCGCCGACACTCCGGCGGCGAGCGCGTCCGCTGCTGCGAGTGTGACCCGCACAACTCAGACGCACGAACCGCCGGCCAACGGCCGCGGTCTGGCCATGACGGCGATTCTGCTCGCCGTCTCGCTGGCCAGCCTCGACACCGCCATCTGCAACACCGCGCTGCCGCAGATGGCGATCGATCTGAACACCACGCCATCGGCTTCCGTGTGGATCGTCAACGCCTATCAACTCGCGATGGTCGCCACACTGCTGCCGTTCGCGTCGCTGGGTGAGCGCGTCGGCCACAAGCGCGTGTTCATGGCGGGGGTGGCAGTCTTCCTGATCTCGTCGATACTGTGCGCGCTGTCGCCGTCGCTCGGCTTTCTCGCCGTGGCGCGTTTGCTGCAAGGCGTCGGTGCTGCGGCCGTGATGAGCGTGAACATCGCCCTCATCCGGTTCTTGTATCCGCCGCATCAGTTGGGGCGCGGTGTCGGGTTGAATGCGCTCATCGTCGGTATCTCGTTCGCCATCGGGCCGACCATTGCGTCGCTCGTGCTCTCGGTGGGCAACTGGCCGTGGCTGTTCCTGATCAACGTGCCGACCGGCCTGCTCGCGCTCGCCTTCGGGCGACGTAATCTGCCCGACACGCCACGCAGCGAGCACAAGCCCGACACGGTGGCTGCGCTGCTCAACGTCATGACGTTCGCGCTGCTGATCTTCGCGTTGGGGCAAAGTGCGCAACAGGCCGACTGGCGTCTGACGCTGGCGTGTTTTGTGGGCGCGGTGGTTTGCGGCTGGGCACTGATTCGCCGTGAGCGGGGTCATCGCGCCCCGATGCTGCCGGTCGATTTGCTGCGCCTGCCCGCGTTCGCGTTATCGACCGTGACCGCCATCTGCGCGTTTGCGACGCAGGGCCTCGGGCTCGTTTCGCTGCCGTTTTACTTCGAGAATGTGTTGCATCGCAGCCCGATCGAGACCGGCTTTCTGATGACACCGTGGCCGTTTTTCGTGGCGGCGATTGCCCCCGTCGCGGGACGCTTGTCGGATCGTTATCCCGCCGGCATGCTGGGCGCCATCGGGCTTGGCATGCTGAGTATCGGCATGACCTTGCTGGCCGTAATGCCCGCGCATGCCGAAGTCTGGGACATCAGTTGGCGCATGGCGCTGTGCGGTCTGGGCTTCGGCTTCTTCCAGTCGCCGAACCTGAAGGCATTCATGCATAGCGCACCGCCCGAGCGAAGTGGCGGCGCGAGCGGCATGGTTGGCACGTCGCGCTTGCTCGGTCAGGCCACGGGTGCGGCGCTGGTCGCACTGGCGTTCGGACTCGTCGGCACGCATGGCTCCACGCTGGCGCTCGCATGGGGTGCCGCGTTCTCCGCTGCGGGATGTATCGCGAGCGGCCTGCGGCTGGTGCGGCGGGCGGCCTGA